A DNA window from Camelina sativa cultivar DH55 chromosome 13, Cs, whole genome shotgun sequence contains the following coding sequences:
- the LOC104736222 gene encoding coiled-coil domain-containing protein R3HCC1L isoform X2, with protein sequence METTRLNEPNWSERVEDLVAAGDVTAAISFLESLVTNLQSRLGSSSSGERTEFGLQLASALTQLADLYSSLGLSLKSDELRTRSSLIKQRALDCDFASSSGSDDVENQIIASNGLKSDSNVSPPDGITKDSTKVSSNNSAAHDSSDDDWEALADLEPSKLLHVEELPEISKLSVEEPKVQGPKRRGRGTFTYKRDVMYSDRDFCESRFDDLEDNDVSRDSEKTDEALKSKYGTRHVLVLAGFSPSLRTTDLEKLFKDLKDSKFIIRWVNDTTALAVFKTPSAALEACNHVQCSFTIRVLDDHDSLLGSISGKDLEPPSQRPKTSARTAQRLIAHSMGLKLPASGFGSKELRDQEAARKNRIVSRQKQREDAWGDD encoded by the exons ATGGAGACCACGCGGCTAAACGAACCAAATTGGAGCGAGCGGGTGGAGGATCTCGTAGCAGCCGGTGACGTCACGGCGGCGATCTCGTTTCTCGAGTCTTTGGTAACCAATCTTCAGTCGCGGTTGGGTTCTTCCTCCTCCGGCGAGAGAACGGAGTTTGGGCTTCAATTAGCATCCGCGCTCACCCAATTGGCGGATCTCTACTCTTCTCTGGGTCTTTCCCTCAAATCCGACGAGCTTCGTACTCGTTCTTCCCTCATTAAGCAACGTGCGTTGGATTGTGATTTTGCATCTTCAAG TGGTTCCGACGATGTAGAGAATCAAATTATTGCTTCCAATGGACTCAAGTCTGACTCAAATGTCTCACCTCCTGATG GGATAACGAAGGATTCCACAAAAGTATCCAGCAATAATTCAGCTGCTCATGATTCTTCAGATGATG ATTGGGAAGCCCTTGCAGATCTTGAACCGAGTAAATTACTCCATGTAGAAGAGTTGCCTGAAATATCAAAGCTTTCGGTTGAAGAACCTAAAGTTCAAGGACCTAAGAGACGTGGAAGGGGGACATTTACTTATAAGAGGGATGTGATGTACAGTGATCGAGACTTTTGTGAGTCGAGGTTTGATGATTTAGAAGATAATGATGTATCTCGTGATTCAGAGAAGACTGATGAAGCACTGAAAT CCAAGTATGGCACACGTCATGTCCTCGTACTTGCTGGTTTTTCTCCAAGTTTGAGAACTACTGATTTGGAGAAGCTATTTAAAGACTTAAAAGATAGTAAATTTATCATTCGTTGGGTCAATGATACAACAGCACTTGCAGTCTTCAAAACCCCTTCAGCTG CTCTAGAGGCGTGCAACCATGTTCAGTGTTCATTCACCATACGTGTTCTCGATGATCACGATTCTCTTTTGGGCTCGATTTCTGGAAAAG ATTTGGAACCACCGTCTCAAAGACCAAAGACATCAGCGAGAACAGCTCAACGGTTGATTGCTCACAGCATGGGATTGAAGCTACCAGCTTCTGGATTCGGATCTAAAGAGCTAAGAGACCAAGAAGCTGCCAGGAAAAACCGGATTGTCTCCAGACAGAAACAACGGGAAGATGCTTGGGGAGATGACTGA
- the LOC104736223 gene encoding DNA polymerase epsilon subunit B — MSSTSQKRKLIQKKFKNRSYKLKVDALDEILVFADQFPDDADGEAIDLLLDNLQESHESSTVDAESVRGLINRLLGAHNAPEEPTTSASSLAVIDAFLVPKFGYDAVKKKFNEHTKSLPIHGEAYAKTALYRERFMLLSQRVSRAEHFSRPAFDAEMSQFENNEISSIQSLISQRGRKWVMGVISQLEDGHFYLEDLSASVEIDLSKAKITTGFFTENTIILAEGEMQVNGIFQVITCGFPPLEDRDKTLKTHSECDFFGSGSQTKEETIRLADLERQAVNDTYVILSDIWLDDEEVIGKLETVLDGFESVETVPSLFVFMGNFCSRPCNLTFDSYSTLREQFGKLGRMIENHPRLKENSRFLFIPGPDDAGPSTVLPRCALPNYLTEELRNIIPNAIFSSNPCRVKFYNQEIVFFRQDLLYRMRRSCLVTPSSEETEDPFKHLVYTITHQSHLCPLPLMVQPIIWNYDHSLRLYPTPHTIVLGDKSEQEVCKFGGTTCFNPGSFSTDSTFVAYRPSTQEVELSAL, encoded by the exons ATGAGCAGTACCAGTCAGAAGAGGAAGCTGATacagaagaaattcaaaaacagAAGTTACAAGCTCAAGGTCGATGCCTTAGACGAGATTCTCGTTTTCGCCGATCAATTTCCCGACGACGCTGACGGAGAAGCTATCGATCTTCTCCTCGATAACCTCCAGGAATCGC ATGAATCTTCCACTGTGGACGCGGAATCAGTTCGAGGATTGATTAATCGCTTGCTGGGAGCTCATAACGCGCCAGAAGAACCTACAACTAGTGCTTCTTCCTTGGCCGTCATCGACGCGTTTCTAGTCCCAAAGTTTGGATATGAtgctgttaaaaaaaagttcaacgA GCATACGAAGAGCCTGCCTATTCATGGTGAGGCTTATGCGAAAACAGCATTATACAGGGAACGATTCATGTTGCTGTCGCAGAGAGTTTCTCGCGCAGAGCATTTTTCTAGGCCAGCATTTGATGCTGAAATGTCGCAGTTTGAGAACAATGAG ATATCTTCAATCCAGTCTCTAATTTCTCAAAGAGGAAGGAAATGGGTGATGGGTGTGATATCACAGTTGGAAGATGGACATTTCTACCTGGAAGACCTTTCAGCTTCTGTAGAGATTGATCTGTCCAAAGca AAGATAACAACAGGATTCTTCACTGAGAATACTATAATTTTGGCAGAAGGAGAAATGCAGGTGAACGGTATCTTTCAG GTGATTACATGTGGGTTTCCTCCCTTAGAAGACAGAGACAAAACACTAAAGACACATTCTGAATGTGACTTCTTCGGAAGCGGCTCACAAACTAAAGAAGAGACG ATAAGACTTGCAGACCTTGAAAGACAAGCTGTGAATGACACATATGTCATATTGTCTGACATATGGTTGGACGACGAAGAG GTTATCGGAAAGCTGGAAACTGTTCTTGACGGTTTTGAAAGTGTGGAGACAGTACCCtccttgtttgtttttatgGGGAACTTTTGTTCTCGCCCATGCAACTTAACCTTTGATTCTTATTCAACCCTTAG GGAGCAGTTTGGTAAACTTGGGAGGATGATTGAAAACCATCCGCGGCTAAAAGAAAATAGTCGGTTTTTATTCATTCCAGGTCCTGATGACGCAG GTCCCTCAACAGTCTTGCCAAGATGCGCTTTACCAAACTATTTAACAGAAGAGCTTCGGAACATTATTCCCAATGCAATATTTTCAAGCAATCCTTGCAG AGTAAAGTTCTATAACCAAGAGATTGTGTTCTTCCGACAAGATCTTCTGTATAGGATGCGTCGTTCATGCTTAGTAACCCCTTCCTCGGAAGAAACTGAGGACCCTTTTAAGCAT CTTGTCTACACAATAACTCATCAGAGCCATTTGTGCCCTCTACCTCTCATGGTGCAACCCATCATTTGGAACTACGATCACTCTCTTCGACTGTACCCAACTCCTCATACG ATAGTATTAGGTGACAAGAGTGAGCAAGAGGTATGTAAATTCGGGGGAACAACATGTTTCAATCCAGGCTCCTTTTCAACTGATAGCACCTTTGTAGCTTATCGACCTTCCACTCAAGAAGTCGAACTCTCTGCTTTGTGA
- the LOC104736222 gene encoding coiled-coil domain-containing protein R3HCC1L isoform X1, giving the protein METTRLNEPNWSERVEDLVAAGDVTAAISFLESLVTNLQSRLGSSSSGERTEFGLQLASALTQLADLYSSLGLSLKSDELRTRSSLIKQRALDCDFASSRVYDCSGSDDVENQIIASNGLKSDSNVSPPDGITKDSTKVSSNNSAAHDSSDDDWEALADLEPSKLLHVEELPEISKLSVEEPKVQGPKRRGRGTFTYKRDVMYSDRDFCESRFDDLEDNDVSRDSEKTDEALKSKYGTRHVLVLAGFSPSLRTTDLEKLFKDLKDSKFIIRWVNDTTALAVFKTPSAALEACNHVQCSFTIRVLDDHDSLLGSISGKDLEPPSQRPKTSARTAQRLIAHSMGLKLPASGFGSKELRDQEAARKNRIVSRQKQREDAWGDD; this is encoded by the exons ATGGAGACCACGCGGCTAAACGAACCAAATTGGAGCGAGCGGGTGGAGGATCTCGTAGCAGCCGGTGACGTCACGGCGGCGATCTCGTTTCTCGAGTCTTTGGTAACCAATCTTCAGTCGCGGTTGGGTTCTTCCTCCTCCGGCGAGAGAACGGAGTTTGGGCTTCAATTAGCATCCGCGCTCACCCAATTGGCGGATCTCTACTCTTCTCTGGGTCTTTCCCTCAAATCCGACGAGCTTCGTACTCGTTCTTCCCTCATTAAGCAACGTGCGTTGGATTGTGATTTTGCATCTTCAAG GGTTTATGATTGCAGTGGTTCCGACGATGTAGAGAATCAAATTATTGCTTCCAATGGACTCAAGTCTGACTCAAATGTCTCACCTCCTGATG GGATAACGAAGGATTCCACAAAAGTATCCAGCAATAATTCAGCTGCTCATGATTCTTCAGATGATG ATTGGGAAGCCCTTGCAGATCTTGAACCGAGTAAATTACTCCATGTAGAAGAGTTGCCTGAAATATCAAAGCTTTCGGTTGAAGAACCTAAAGTTCAAGGACCTAAGAGACGTGGAAGGGGGACATTTACTTATAAGAGGGATGTGATGTACAGTGATCGAGACTTTTGTGAGTCGAGGTTTGATGATTTAGAAGATAATGATGTATCTCGTGATTCAGAGAAGACTGATGAAGCACTGAAAT CCAAGTATGGCACACGTCATGTCCTCGTACTTGCTGGTTTTTCTCCAAGTTTGAGAACTACTGATTTGGAGAAGCTATTTAAAGACTTAAAAGATAGTAAATTTATCATTCGTTGGGTCAATGATACAACAGCACTTGCAGTCTTCAAAACCCCTTCAGCTG CTCTAGAGGCGTGCAACCATGTTCAGTGTTCATTCACCATACGTGTTCTCGATGATCACGATTCTCTTTTGGGCTCGATTTCTGGAAAAG ATTTGGAACCACCGTCTCAAAGACCAAAGACATCAGCGAGAACAGCTCAACGGTTGATTGCTCACAGCATGGGATTGAAGCTACCAGCTTCTGGATTCGGATCTAAAGAGCTAAGAGACCAAGAAGCTGCCAGGAAAAACCGGATTGTCTCCAGACAGAAACAACGGGAAGATGCTTGGGGAGATGACTGA
- the LOC104736221 gene encoding probable RNA 3'-terminal phosphate cyclase-like protein yields MGKAKKVKGSQCFRQRLLLSTLSSTRITIDDIRSDDMIPGLRPHEISLLRLIETVTEDAVVEVNETGTQLKYKPGIIMGGKNLVHNCALSRSIGYYLEPLVVLALFGKKPLSIRLRGITNDPRDPSVDTFRSTTLQILKRFGIPEEGLDLKIESRGVAPDGGGEVLLTVPTVKTLTAVHWVEEGMVKRIRGSTFSTRVTTDFEHSMRFAARGIFNNLLPDVHIILDHRAGSQAGKSPGYGISLVAETTTGCYMSADTTVSCLRTDETGEIDVEKKERLPAEDTGAEIASWLLHEIEKGGVVDSTHQGLLFILCASCEPDLSKVRVGTLSPYGVETLRNIKEFMGVQFTIKPDPLTGTVILKCVGSGLVNLSRKLS; encoded by the exons atgggcaAGGCAAAGAAGGTGAAGGGAAGCCAATGCTTCAGGCAAAGGCTGCTTCTTTCAACACTCTCATCAACACGTATCACAATCGATGATATTCGTTCCGACGATATGATTCCTGGTCTCCGTCCCCACGAGATTTCTCTTCTCCGCCTCATCGAAACTGTCACCGAAGACGCCGTCGTTGAGGTTAACGAGACCG GTACTCAATTAAAGTACAAGCCTGGAATTATAATGGGAGGGAAGAACTTGGTTCATAACTGTGCCCTGAGTCGATCCATTGGCTATTATCTGGAGCCATTGGTTGTGTTAGCATTATTTGGCAAGAAGCCCCTTTCCATTAGGCTCAGAG GAATTACAAATGATCCAAGAGACCCGAGCGTTGACACATTCCGTTCCACTACGTTGCAAATCTTAAAGCGTTTCGGAATCCCTGAAGAGGGTTTAGACCTTAAAATCGAATCCCGTGGAGTAGCTCCAGATGGGGGTGGAGAAGTTCTCTTAACAGTTCCAACTGTTAAGACTCTAACT GCGGTTCATTGGGTAGAAGAAGGAATGGTGAAGAGGATACGTGGTAGCACTTTCTCTACAAGAGTGACTACTGACTTTGAACATTCCATGAGATTTGCAGCTCGTGGAATCTTTAACAATCTCCTGCCTGATGTTCACATTATCCTAGATCACAGAGCTGGCTCTCAGGCTGGAAA ATCTCCTGGATATGGGATATCATTGGTAGCAGAAACAACTACGGGGTGTTACATGTCTGCAGATACAACTGTGTCTTGTCTAAGAACAGACGAAACTGGAGAGATTGAtgtagagaagaaagagagattgccAGCAGAAGACACAGGCGCTGAAATAGCTTCATGGCTTCTTCATGAGATTGAGAAAGGTGGAGTTGTCGATTCAACCCACCAG GGATTGCTGTTTATACTGTGTGCGTCATGCGAACCAGACTTGTCAAAGGTTCGAGTGGGAACGTTATCTCCTTATG GTGTGGAGACGTTGAGGAATATAAAGGAGTTTATGGGAGTTCAGTTTACAATCAAACCTGATCCATTGACAGGGACTGTTATACTCAAGTGCGTTGGAAGTGGTTTAGTTAACCTCTCCAGAAAGCTGTCTTGA
- the LOC104736225 gene encoding apoptosis-inducing factor 2-like: MEGIASGSSQGKRVVVIGGGIAGSLAAKLLQFDADVTLIDPKEYFEITWASLRSMVEPKFAERTVINHKSYLKQGRVVTSPAINITNSDVMTEDGSVIGYDYLVIATGHNDLFPKTRQEKLSHYQAEYEKIKSSKSVLIVGGGPSGVELAAEIAVDFPEKKVTLVHKGPRLLEFVGQKASDKASDWLESKKVEVILNQSVDLSSASDGNKMYRTSGGETIHADCHFLCVGKPLSSQWLNGTVLKDSLDGKGRVMVDEYLRIRGRSNVFAIGDITNIPEMKQGYIAETHANVVVKNIKVMMMSGGKKKKMSTYKPGSELAIVSLGRKDSVAQFPFVTVVGCLPGLIKSKDLFVGTTRKSRGLSPKLV, encoded by the exons ATGGAAGGGATTGCATCTGGGTCTAGTCAAGGAAAGAGAGTGGTGGTGATCGGCGGCGGAATCGCCGGTTCACTCGCCGCGAAATTGCTTCAGTTCGATGCTGACGTAACCCTCATCGATCC GAAGGAGTATTTTGAGATTACATGGGCAAGTTTGAGATCAATGGTGGAGCCTAAGTTTGCTGAGAGAACAGTTATTAACCACAAGAGTTACTTGAAACAAGGCCGTGTTGTAACTTCTCCGGCGATCAATATCACAAATAGTGATGTTATGACTGAAGATGGATCTGTCATTGGCTATGACTATCTTGTGATTGCTACAGGTCACAATGACTTGTTCCCTAAAACTAGACAAGAGAAGCTGTCACATTACCAAGCTG AATATGAAAAGATCAAATCTTCTAAATCAGTTCTGATTGTTGGTGGAGGTCCATCTGGTGTGGAGCTAGCTGCCGAGATCGCGGTTGATTTCCCAGAGAAGAAGGTCACTCTGGTGCACAAAGGACCAAGGTTGCTTGAATTTGTTGGACAAAAAGCTTCTGACAAAGCATCTGACTGGTTAGAATCAAAGAAAGTGGAAGTGATATTGAACCAATCTGTGGATTTGAGTTCAGCTTCAGATGGAAACAAAATGTACCGGACGTCAGGAGGAGAAACTATACACGCTGATTGTCATTTTCTCTGCGTTGGGAAACCTTTGTCTTCACAATGGCTCAATGGAACTGTTTTGAAAGACAGTTTGGATGGTAAAGGTAGGGTCATGGTTGATGAGTACTTGCGGATTAGGGGTCGAAGCAATGTATTTGCCATTGGAGATATCACTAATATCCCG GAGATGAAACAAGGATATATAGCAGAGACTCATGCTAATGTGGTTGTGAAGAACATAAAGGTAATGATGATGTCGGgtgggaaaaagaagaagatgtcaacttaCAAGCCCGGTTCAGAGTTGGCTATTGTATCTTTAGGTAGAAAAGACTCGGTGGCTCAGTTTCCGTTTGTGACAGTTGTTGGTTGCCTCCCTGGTTTGATCAAGTCCAAGGATCTGTTTGTGGGGACGACGAGGAAGTCAAGAGGGCTAAGTCCTAAACTTGTATAA
- the LOC104736224 gene encoding GPI mannosyltransferase 1 has product MSRGSENTDDEPPKWMSFRSLLVFSMFLRVFLIVYGEWQDAHMEVRYTDVDYIVFSDAASLMASGESPYKRTTYRYSPLLALLLTPHSFFHRSFGKFLFSASDLLVGWFIHTILKERKVPEKICTYSVMVWLFNPFTFTIGTRGNCEPLVCAMILWIIISLMQGKLAQAAFWYGLVVHFRVYPIIYALPIILVLDSQVFRSDQKPPLEDWNTGQTKTPTSNTEKKTILFNLLTALKSLFSRERIMFALISGGVFLACNAVSFYFYGHEFLHEALLYHLTRTDPRHNFSIYFYHIYLHYERQFSAVEKLISFLPQFTVQFALVSCFWQDLVFCIFLQTVAFVAFNKVITAQYFVWFYCLLPLILPWSRMKLKWEGLLCIILWIGAQTHWLLWGYMLEFKGLNVFLQLWAASLLFLAANTFVLVKIIQRHRFSPLFRRYESSSQKHVKKLH; this is encoded by the exons ATGTCTCGTGGTTCAGAGAACACTGATGATGAACCACCTAAAT GGATGAGTTTCCGGTCTCTGCTCGTATTCTCCATGTTTTTGCGAGTCTTCTTGATTGTCTATGGAGAATGGCAAGATGCTCACATGGAGGTCCGGTACACTGATGTTGATTACATTGTTTTTTCTGATGCTGCTTCGTTGATGGCATCTGGTGAATCTCCTTACAAGAGAACCACTTACCGTTACTCGCCTTTGCTCGCCCTTCTCCTGACTCCTCATTCCTTCTTTCATCGGTCATTTGGAAAGTTCCTCTTCTCAGCTTCTG ATTTGTTGGTAGGCTGGTTTATCCATACTATTTTGAAAGAACGTAAGGTGCCTGAGAAGATATGTACATATTCTGTAATGGTTTGGCTTTTCAATCCGTTTACATTCACTATTGGAACCAGAGGGAACTGTGAACCCCTCGTTTGTGCCATGATATTATGGATCATCATCTCTCTTATGCAAG GCAAATTGGCTCAAGCTGCATTTTGGTACGGGCTTGTTGTGCATTTCAGGGTCTATCCTATTATCTATGCTTTACCGATCATTTTAGTTCTCGATTCTCAAGTATTTAGATCTGATCAAAAGCCACCACTTGAGGATTGGAATACCGGTCAGACCAAGACACCTACCAGCAacacagagaaaaaaacaatcctTTTCAATCTCTTGACTGCCTTGAAAAGTTTATTTTCCAGGGAGAGAATCATGTTTGCTTTGATATCGGGGGGAGTTTTTCTAGCTTGCAATgctgtttcattttatttctatGGACACGAGTTCCTACACGAAGCTCTCTTATATCACCTGACTCGTACAGATCCAAGGCACAACTTCTCCATCTACTTTTATCACATATATCTTCACTATGAGCGCCAGTTTTCAGCTGTGGAGAAGCTTATCTCGTTCTTACCTCAGTTTACAGTACAGTTTGCTCTAGTCTCCTGCTTTTGGCAGGATCTAGTGTTCTGCATCTTTCTCCAAACCGTTGCATTTGTGGCTTTCAATAAG GTGATAACCGCTCAATACTTTGTGTGGTTCTATTGCCTGCTACCCCTGATTCTACCATGGAGCCGTATGAAGCTGAAATGGGAAGGCTTGTTATGCATCATTCTCTGGATTGGAGCTCAGACACATTGGCTTTTATGGGGATACATGCTCGAGTTCAAGGGCCTTAACGTCTTCTTACAGCTTTGGGCGGCGAGTTTGCTATTTCTTGCTGCAAACACCTTTGTCCTCGTCAAAATCATACAGCGCCATCGATTCTCACCTCTCTTCAGACGATATGAATCCTCCTCACAAAAGCATGTTAAGAAACTTCACTGA